In a genomic window of Spodoptera frugiperda isolate SF20-4 chromosome 18, AGI-APGP_CSIRO_Sfru_2.0, whole genome shotgun sequence:
- the LOC118277798 gene encoding cyclin-dependent kinases regulatory subunit-like gives MPVDQIQYSQRYTDDVYEYRHVILPPDIARLVPKSHLMTETEWRNLGVQQSPGWLHFMVHNPEPHVLLFRRPRTDVQPTVNGIDSNTNSSVKV, from the exons ATGCCTGTGGATCAAATTCAGTACTCGCAAAGATACACTGATGACGTCTATGAATATAG GCATGTCATCCTGCCTCCGGATATAGCCCGCCTGGTGCCCAAGTCCCATCTCATGACGGAGACAGAATGGCGCAACCTAGGAGTTCAGCAGAGCCCTGGCTGGCTGCACTTCATGGTCCACAACCCTGAGCCTCATGTGTTGCTGTTCCGACGACCTCGGACAGATGTCCAGCCTACGGTGAACGGAATAGATAGTAATACAAACTCCAGCGTCAAAGTATGA